The Deltaproteobacteria bacterium genome contains the following window.
ACATCACCGCCTTCAACCCCGACCCACACACTTTATTGAGTGTCAGCGCGCTGACCGACGGCGGCAATCCGGCGGCCAACATTGCCTGGCGGGCCGGCGCTTGTCCGATCCCCGCCGGCAACACGCAACCGACGAAGACTTCTTGCACGTCTGCGGGCGACACGTTGGCGCGCGCGACGGCCTCGGCAATCGCGACGCCTCCGAGCTGCGCCGTCGACACCGAACTGAGTGCCCCTTGAAACGACCCGAGCGGCGTACGCGCCGCACTGATGATGATGCTGTGTGGCATAGAAACTCCGATATGTTGATTACTTATGGGCCAATCCCATAACGGGCGACTCCCACTTTGTAAAGCGCTTTGGCATGATCCGGCTCAGCCAACTGAACAGTTGCCGAACAGGCAGGGTCACTTTTTGCGAAACTGTAATCGAATCGGCAAGCCGGGCGCATCGAACGCGGTCTCGAAGTGTTTCAACAGATAGCGTTGATACGCCTCCGGGATGCCTTCCGGGAAATTAGTGAAGAGGGCCAGGCGTGGCGGCGCCACGCCGATTTGGGTCCCGTAATAGAGCTTCACGTGATGGTCCCGGTAACTGGGCAAATGATGATTCCGCTGCGCCTCTTCGATGAGTTGATTCACTGTGCTCGTGGTCAAGCGCCGCTGCGCCGCTGCGCCGTAGTGTTGGATCGCCAGCCACAACGCCTCCGTGCCGTCACCCACTTTTGCCGACAACAGCAACACCGGCACGCGGCCCAATTCCCCCAGCACTTCGTGCGCCGCTTCCAGCGCAGTCTCCCGCTCGATGCCCCGCGGCCGTGCCAAGTCCCACTTATTCAACACGACCAAGGTCGGCCGCCCCGAGGCGTGCGCCGTCGCCACCAGCGAACGGTCTTGATGCGTCAGCCCTTCGGTCACGTCGGTCATAATGACGATCACGTTCGCGCGTTCCATAGAACGCAACGACTTCATGACCGAATAGATCTCGAGCGCTGCATCGGTGCGGTTCTTGCGCCGAATCCCCGCCGTGTCGAGCAACGTATAGCGAGCGCCGTTGCGTTCGATCGCCACATCGATCACATCGCGTGTCGTGCCGGGCTGTTCGTGCGCGACGACCCGCGCTTCGCCGCACAACGTGTTGACGAGCGTCGATTTTCCCGCGTTGGGACGGCCGATAATTGCGATCTGCAACACCGAGGCATCCGGCGTCGTCGGATCCACTGGCGCCGGCACGTGCGCGATGATCGCGTCGAGCAAATCGTCGACGCCACGGCCATGTTCCGCCGAGATCGCTTGTAACGGTTGCACGCCGAAACGCGCAAAGTCGTGCAGTCCCTCTTCCCCCGCCTCCAATTTATTCACGATATAAAAGACCGGCACTGCGCTTTTCCGCACCAGGGCCACGACGGTTTCGTCCAATGGGACCGGGCCTTCGCGGCCATCGAACAGACACAGGATCGCATCCGCTTCGGCCACCGCATGCAGGCTCTGCTCGGTCACACGGTCGGCCAGAGAATCCCCGCCGGTGACGATCCCGCCGGTATCGACCACTAACCATTCGTGTCCGCACCACTCGCAGGTCCCATAGAGGCGATCGCGCGTCACGCCCGGCTCGTCGTGAACGAGCGCTTGGCGCCGCCCCACTAAACGATTAAAGAGCGTCGACTTGCCAACATTCGGCCGGCCGACGATGGCCAACAATGGTTTCTGCGACATAGCGCGCGCTTCTACGCCGCCGATCCGCGCAATGCAAGTCTTTGCGCACGCCTGTGGATCGTGGGTTGTCTTGCTCCGGAAGATTGCGTAGAATGGCAACACCA
Protein-coding sequences here:
- the der gene encoding ribosome biogenesis GTPase Der: MVLPFYAIFRSKTTHDPQACAKTCIARIGGVEARAMSQKPLLAIVGRPNVGKSTLFNRLVGRRQALVHDEPGVTRDRLYGTCEWCGHEWLVVDTGGIVTGGDSLADRVTEQSLHAVAEADAILCLFDGREGPVPLDETVVALVRKSAVPVFYIVNKLEAGEEGLHDFARFGVQPLQAISAEHGRGVDDLLDAIIAHVPAPVDPTTPDASVLQIAIIGRPNAGKSTLVNTLCGEARVVAHEQPGTTRDVIDVAIERNGARYTLLDTAGIRRKNRTDAALEIYSVMKSLRSMERANVIVIMTDVTEGLTHQDRSLVATAHASGRPTLVVLNKWDLARPRGIERETALEAAHEVLGELGRVPVLLLSAKVGDGTEALWLAIQHYGAAAQRRLTTSTVNQLIEEAQRNHHLPSYRDHHVKLYYGTQIGVAPPRLALFTNFPEGIPEAYQRYLLKHFETAFDAPGLPIRLQFRKK